In one window of Bizionia sp. M204 DNA:
- a CDS encoding methylmalonyl-CoA mutase family protein, protein MKNIAPYNPKYKVRIVTAAALFDGHDAAINIMRRIIQSTGVEVIHLGHDRSVEEVVNTAIQEDANAICLTSYQGGHNEYFKYMYDLLTEKGANHIKIFGGGGGVILPSEIKELMDYGITRIYSPDDGREMGLQGMINDLVQQSDFAIGDSLDTKIDELPSKNPKAIARVISSAENFPDVAKSTLDKIHEKNKNSKTPVLGITGTGGAGKSSLVDELVRRFLIDFPEKTVGLVSVDPSKRKTGGALLGDRIRMNAINNARVYMRSLATRQSNLALSKYVHEAVQVLKAAEYDLIILETSGIGQSDTEIIEHSDVSLYVMTPEFGAATQLEKIDMLDFADLVAINKFDKRGSLDALRDVKKQYMRNNHLWDTPQDELPVYGTIASQFNDPGMNTLYKAVMDKLVEKADSELQSTFHISDEMSEKIFVIPPSRTRYLSEIAESNRAYDKTAKEQVDVAQKLYGIYKTICSVANISTESEKSLLNKFGVNQEEILHAAQKDKANFVKMLIAEFDRVKLNLDPYNWEVITGWDDKVNKYKNPIYSFKVRDKEIKIETHTESLSHTQIPKVALPKYQAWGDILRWCLQENVPGEFPYTSGLYPFKRTGEDPARMFAGEGGPERTNRRFHYVSAGLPAKRLSTAFDSVTLYGNDPDLRPDIYGKIGNAGVSICCLDDAKKLYSGFDLANVMTSVSMTINGPAPMLLGFFMNAAIDQQCEMYIKENGLEKEVEAKIAKLYKGKERPQYYGDLPDGNNGLGLMLLGVTGNQVLPADVYADIKKITIAQVRGTVQADILKEDQAQNTCIFSTEFALRLMGDVQEYFIENNVRNFYSVSISGYHIAEAGANPITQLALTLSNGFTYVEYYLSRGMDINKFGPNLSFFFSNGIDPEYAVIGRVARKIWSKAMKNKYGANARAQMLKYHIQTSGRSLHAQEIDFNDIRTTLQALYAIYDNCNSLHTNAYDEAITTPTEESVRRAMAIQLIINKELGLAKNENPIQGSFIIEELTDLVEEAVLLEFDRITERGGVLGAMETMYQRSKIQEESLYYETLKHNGDFPIIGVNTFLSSKGSPTVQPAEVIRATEAEKQNQITTLKNLHESKDTTDLLKDLQNRAIHNENIFEALMDVCKVCSLGEITSALFEVGGQYRRNM, encoded by the coding sequence ATGAAAAATATTGCACCATATAATCCTAAATATAAAGTACGAATCGTAACGGCCGCAGCGCTTTTTGATGGTCATGACGCAGCCATAAATATTATGCGCCGTATCATCCAATCTACAGGTGTTGAGGTGATTCATCTTGGACATGATAGAAGTGTTGAAGAGGTTGTAAATACTGCAATTCAAGAAGATGCGAATGCTATTTGTTTAACTAGCTATCAAGGTGGTCATAATGAGTATTTTAAATATATGTATGATTTGCTGACTGAAAAAGGCGCCAATCATATTAAAATCTTCGGTGGAGGAGGAGGTGTAATTTTACCTTCAGAAATTAAGGAATTAATGGATTATGGAATTACTCGTATTTACTCGCCAGATGATGGTCGTGAAATGGGTTTACAAGGCATGATTAATGATTTGGTTCAGCAATCTGATTTTGCCATAGGCGATTCTTTAGATACTAAAATTGATGAATTGCCAAGTAAAAATCCGAAGGCTATTGCTCGCGTTATTTCTTCAGCTGAAAATTTTCCGGATGTTGCTAAAAGTACCTTGGATAAAATTCATGAAAAGAATAAAAATTCTAAAACGCCAGTTCTTGGAATTACGGGAACGGGAGGTGCTGGTAAATCATCGTTAGTTGATGAGTTAGTAAGACGTTTTTTAATCGATTTTCCGGAAAAAACGGTAGGTCTAGTTTCTGTGGATCCATCTAAACGTAAAACAGGTGGCGCACTTTTGGGTGATAGAATTCGTATGAATGCTATTAATAACGCTCGCGTTTATATGCGTAGTTTGGCAACACGTCAGTCTAATTTAGCGTTGTCTAAATATGTGCATGAAGCCGTTCAGGTTTTAAAAGCGGCAGAATATGATTTAATTATTTTAGAGACATCGGGAATTGGACAATCCGATACCGAAATTATCGAGCATTCAGATGTGTCTTTATATGTTATGACTCCGGAATTTGGAGCAGCCACTCAATTGGAAAAAATAGACATGCTTGATTTTGCTGATTTAGTAGCTATCAATAAATTCGATAAACGTGGTTCTTTGGATGCGCTTCGTGATGTAAAAAAACAATATATGCGTAACAATCATTTGTGGGACACTCCACAAGATGAGTTGCCAGTTTACGGAACCATTGCATCACAATTTAACGATCCAGGTATGAATACGCTTTATAAAGCTGTCATGGATAAATTGGTTGAAAAAGCGGATTCTGAATTACAATCAACCTTCCATATTTCGGATGAAATGAGCGAGAAGATTTTTGTTATTCCGCCATCAAGAACACGTTACTTATCAGAAATTGCCGAAAGTAATCGCGCTTATGATAAAACAGCCAAAGAACAAGTTGATGTTGCACAAAAATTATATGGGATTTATAAAACGATATGTTCGGTTGCTAACATTTCTACCGAAAGTGAGAAATCGCTTTTAAACAAGTTTGGTGTTAATCAAGAAGAGATTCTTCACGCTGCACAGAAGGATAAAGCCAACTTTGTTAAAATGCTTATAGCAGAATTTGATCGTGTTAAGTTAAATTTAGACCCTTACAATTGGGAAGTCATTACCGGTTGGGATGACAAAGTAAACAAATATAAAAATCCAATTTATTCCTTTAAAGTTCGCGATAAAGAAATAAAAATTGAAACACATACCGAGTCCTTATCACACACGCAAATTCCAAAAGTAGCCTTACCAAAATATCAAGCATGGGGCGATATTTTAAGATGGTGTTTACAAGAAAATGTACCTGGTGAATTTCCATATACATCTGGATTATATCCTTTCAAACGAACAGGTGAAGATCCAGCACGTATGTTTGCAGGTGAAGGAGGGCCAGAACGTACCAACAGACGTTTTCATTACGTAAGTGCGGGTTTACCGGCTAAACGTTTATCAACTGCTTTTGATAGTGTAACGCTTTACGGAAACGATCCAGATTTACGTCCAGATATTTATGGGAAAATTGGAAATGCTGGTGTGTCTATTTGCTGTTTAGACGATGCCAAGAAACTCTATTCTGGTTTCGATTTAGCCAACGTGATGACTTCGGTTAGTATGACAATTAATGGTCCAGCACCCATGTTATTAGGGTTCTTTATGAATGCAGCTATCGATCAGCAATGTGAAATGTATATTAAAGAAAACGGCCTTGAAAAAGAAGTAGAAGCTAAAATAGCCAAACTTTATAAAGGTAAGGAGCGTCCGCAATATTATGGCGATTTACCAGATGGTAACAACGGTTTAGGCCTTATGTTGTTAGGTGTAACAGGCAATCAAGTATTACCTGCTGATGTGTATGCAGACATTAAAAAGATCACCATTGCGCAAGTTCGTGGAACGGTTCAAGCAGATATTTTAAAGGAAGATCAAGCACAAAACACCTGTATTTTCTCTACCGAATTCGCTTTGCGATTAATGGGAGATGTTCAGGAATACTTTATTGAGAATAATGTGCGTAATTTTTATTCGGTTTCTATTTCTGGCTACCATATTGCAGAAGCAGGAGCCAACCCAATTACACAATTGGCCCTGACTTTATCTAATGGTTTCACTTATGTGGAATATTATTTAAGTCGTGGGATGGACATCAATAAATTTGGTCCAAACTTATCTTTCTTTTTCTCAAATGGAATTGATCCAGAATATGCGGTTATAGGTCGTGTGGCCCGAAAAATATGGTCCAAAGCCATGAAAAACAAGTATGGTGCTAATGCTAGAGCGCAAATGCTGAAATATCATATCCAAACATCCGGACGTAGTTTACACGCGCAGGAAATTGATTTTAATGATATTAGAACCACGCTTCAAGCTTTATATGCTATTTATGATAACTGTAATTCCTTACATACCAATGCGTATGATGAAGCCATTACCACACCAACAGAAGAATCGGTGCGTCGTGCTATGGCTATACAGTTAATTATTAATAAAGAATTAGGATTGGCCAAGAATGAAAATCCAATTCAAGGTTCGTTTATTATAGAAGAATTAACCGATTTAGTTGAAGAAGCTGTCTTGTTAGAATTTGATAGAATTACGGAGCGTGGTGGTGTTTTAGGCGCTATGGAAACCATGTACCAACGTAGTAAAATACAAGAAGAAAGCTTGTATTACGAAACCTTAAAGCATAACGGCGATTTCCCAATTATAGGTGTGAATACCTTTTTAAGTTCTAAAGGGTCTCCAACAGTTCAACCAGCGGAAGTTATTCGCGCTACAGAAGCCGAAAAGCAAAATCAGATTACAACCTTAAAGAATTTACATGAGTCCAAAGACACGACGGACTTATTAAAAGATCTTCAAAATAGAGCCATTCATAATGAGAATATTTTTGAAGCTTTAATGGATGTTTGTAAAGTGTGTAGTTTAGGTGAAATTACATCTGCTTTATTTGAAGTAGGCGGTCAGTATAGACGAAATATGTAA
- a CDS encoding MFS transporter encodes MKKLYNSYIDTFRGLSSEIWWLALITLINRAGTMVIPFLSLYLTTDLNLSFAQVGWVMTAFGLGSVCGSWLGGKLTDKIGYYKVMVRSLLATGILFIGLQFLHTFAGVCLGIFLVMLVADMFRPAMFVALSAYSKPENKTRSVTLIRLAINLGFSAGPAVGGIIITTMSYAGLFWVDGITCILATILLVNVLHPKKAKTQDSIINENPQSAYKDKAFWIFLAAMTMFGIVFLQYFSTMPLYYKDVHYLTELEIGILLGLNGAFIFILEMPLIKWLENTGYSKTTLMVFGAILVGISFVVLNVTPWIGILLIGMLFMTVGEMITFPFSNAFAMERAKKGNQGEYMALYSIAFSIAHIFGHNAGMQLADSVGFENTWYIMTLLSILCIALLWLLMRYLKKHEAVS; translated from the coding sequence ATGAAAAAACTTTACAACAGCTATATAGATACCTTTCGAGGTTTGTCTTCAGAAATATGGTGGTTGGCATTAATTACATTAATTAATCGTGCGGGCACCATGGTTATTCCATTTTTGTCGTTATACCTCACTACAGATTTAAACTTATCCTTTGCACAAGTGGGATGGGTTATGACTGCTTTTGGATTAGGATCCGTTTGTGGTTCATGGCTTGGTGGCAAACTAACTGATAAAATTGGCTATTATAAAGTAATGGTAAGAAGTTTACTAGCCACAGGAATCCTGTTTATAGGCTTGCAATTTTTACACACCTTTGCTGGTGTTTGCTTGGGCATATTTTTGGTTATGTTGGTGGCAGATATGTTCCGTCCTGCAATGTTTGTAGCATTAAGCGCGTACAGTAAACCTGAAAATAAAACACGTTCTGTAACGCTTATTCGTTTAGCTATAAATCTGGGATTTTCTGCAGGTCCAGCTGTTGGCGGTATCATTATAACTACTATGAGTTATGCGGGACTTTTTTGGGTGGATGGTATTACCTGTATTTTAGCCACTATTTTATTAGTAAATGTTCTGCATCCTAAAAAAGCCAAAACGCAAGATAGTATCATTAATGAAAACCCACAATCCGCTTATAAGGATAAAGCCTTTTGGATTTTTCTAGCTGCCATGACCATGTTTGGTATTGTATTTTTACAATATTTCTCAACCATGCCGCTTTACTATAAAGATGTGCATTATTTAACCGAATTAGAAATAGGTATTCTCCTAGGTTTAAATGGTGCCTTCATTTTTATTTTAGAAATGCCACTCATTAAGTGGCTAGAAAATACAGGGTATAGCAAAACAACATTAATGGTTTTTGGAGCTATTTTGGTTGGAATTAGTTTTGTAGTACTCAATGTTACGCCTTGGATTGGCATTTTACTAATTGGTATGTTATTTATGACGGTTGGCGAAATGATAACATTTCCATTCTCAAATGCATTCGCTATGGAACGTGCTAAAAAGGGAAACCAAGGTGAATATATGGCACTTTACAGCATTGCTTTTTCCATAGCGCATATTTTTGGGCATAACGCAGGAATGCAGCTCGCCGATTCCGTAGGCTTTGAAAACACTTGGTACATCATGACACTGTTATCCATTTTATGTATTGCTTTATTATGGTTATTAATGCGCTATTTAAAGAAACATGAAGCGGTTTCGTAA
- a CDS encoding sigma-70 family RNA polymerase sigma factor codes for MTTHDIWNTYADDIKYFILSKVKEPAIADDLLQETFIKVHTKKDMLKNDEKLKSWLFSIARFTVMDYFRAQKTIAKLPENELVDTDFTPEHTEHDCLRSIIKSLPKKYRDPLFLSDIKGMKQADIAQQLQLALPTVKSQIQRGRKLITQGFMDCCDFTRNESGFLVGEIKDKKDCKICH; via the coding sequence ATGACCACACACGATATATGGAATACCTATGCTGATGATATTAAATACTTTATTTTAAGTAAAGTAAAAGAGCCTGCCATTGCTGACGATTTGCTGCAAGAAACCTTTATAAAAGTGCATACCAAAAAGGATATGCTAAAAAATGATGAGAAGTTGAAATCTTGGTTATTTAGCATTGCACGCTTTACGGTTATGGATTATTTTAGAGCACAAAAAACCATAGCCAAATTACCGGAAAATGAATTAGTGGACACAGATTTTACGCCCGAGCATACGGAACATGACTGCTTAAGAAGCATAATAAAAAGTTTACCAAAAAAATATAGAGATCCCTTATTTTTATCTGATATTAAAGGGATGAAACAAGCGGATATAGCACAACAATTACAGTTAGCATTACCTACGGTAAAGTCGCAAATACAACGCGGCAGAAAGCTTATTACCCAAGGTTTTATGGATTGTTGTGACTTTACACGCAATGAATCGGGTTTTCTAGTAGGTGAAATAAAAGACAAAAAGGACTGTAAAATATGCCATTAA
- a CDS encoding DUF1684 domain-containing protein, translated as MKIVFSFLVLFIVISCAQNKEPLLGETEWQRQQNADFKDASKSPLKAKDRKNFKTLDFFPVDSSAIVKATLKRTPDSDWFLMQTTTDRVSNERVYGIITFELHGKTFELSVYQGQDLMTQEGFEDYLFLPFIDHTNGEATYGGGRYIDLRIPENDTMIIDFNKAYNPYCAYDEKYSCPIVPRNNYLDIEVKAGVKAFNKK; from the coding sequence ATGAAAATAGTTTTTAGTTTTTTAGTGCTTTTTATAGTAATTAGTTGTGCTCAAAATAAAGAACCATTATTAGGGGAAACAGAATGGCAGCGCCAACAAAATGCCGATTTTAAGGATGCCAGTAAATCGCCACTTAAAGCCAAGGATAGAAAGAATTTTAAGACCTTGGATTTTTTTCCTGTAGATTCTTCCGCAATTGTCAAGGCTACATTAAAACGAACGCCAGATTCCGATTGGTTTTTAATGCAAACCACAACCGATCGTGTTTCTAATGAGCGCGTTTATGGAATTATAACCTTTGAACTTCATGGAAAAACGTTTGAATTATCTGTTTACCAAGGTCAAGATTTAATGACTCAAGAAGGTTTTGAAGATTATTTATTTTTGCCGTTTATAGACCATACTAATGGTGAAGCTACTTATGGTGGTGGCCGTTATATTGATTTAAGAATTCCTGAAAACGATACAATGATTATCGATTTCAATAAAGCATATAACCCTTATTGTGCCTATGACGAAAAGTATTCCTGTCCCATTGTACCACGAAATAATTATTTAGACATTGAGGTAAAAGCAGGTGTGAAGGCTTTTAATAAAAAATAA
- the crcB gene encoding fluoride efflux transporter CrcB has product MKQILLVFIGGGFGSVLRFLVGKFLNNTETGIPYGTFLANILGSLLIGIILGMAAKNNSLSENHLALLATGFCGGFTTFSAFAYENHVFLKSGDFMSFAMYTIASFALGFLAVFLGIFLVK; this is encoded by the coding sequence ATGAAACAAATCCTATTGGTATTTATTGGAGGTGGTTTTGGAAGTGTATTGCGCTTTTTAGTCGGTAAATTTTTAAACAATACTGAAACAGGAATCCCTTACGGTACGTTTTTAGCAAATATTTTAGGTAGTTTACTTATTGGTATCATATTGGGTATGGCGGCTAAAAATAATTCCTTGTCCGAAAATCATTTGGCGTTACTAGCTACTGGTTTTTGTGGCGGCTTTACCACCTTCTCTGCTTTTGCTTATGAAAATCATGTGTTTTTAAAATCCGGAGACTTTATGAGTTTCGCTATGTATACCATTGCTAGTTTTGCCCTTGGTTTTCTGGCCGTTTTCCTTGGAATTTTTCTCGTTAAATAA
- a CDS encoding GyrI-like domain-containing protein → MKTIQYILFFLLILIIGISIYVAVQPNDFKVTRTRTIAAPSQVIYNHVIDYKNWDALSPWVEIDPETKTVLSDTTMGIGSTYSWESSDEKGHIKTVEAIPFQTINQELFLNESASVQVNWEFQQISAKETEVSWTLYSDNLSFYEKGYALINGGHEKMMSPELERGLDKLNNIVIAAMEVYSIQVDGIAQHGGGFYIYKTTSSKISDIQTTISKVLPSVKSYSIKNNIAMAGAPFVYYHNWDEPNNAVMFSVCIPTTTQVITTQSDILTGQLEPFKAVKTTLKGNYTNLKEARDATRSYIRQYNMETSETGPMLEVYLTEPSQKPNPANWITEIYIAIN, encoded by the coding sequence ATGAAAACAATTCAATACATCCTGTTCTTTTTACTTATTTTAATTATTGGTATCTCTATATATGTTGCTGTGCAACCCAATGATTTTAAGGTAACACGAACGCGAACTATTGCGGCACCATCGCAAGTTATTTACAACCATGTCATTGATTATAAAAATTGGGACGCTTTGTCTCCTTGGGTTGAAATTGATCCTGAAACAAAAACGGTTCTTTCCGATACCACTATGGGTATTGGCAGCACATATAGCTGGGAAAGCAGTGATGAAAAGGGACATATAAAAACGGTTGAAGCCATTCCGTTCCAAACCATCAACCAGGAGCTGTTTTTAAATGAATCGGCATCAGTACAAGTAAATTGGGAGTTCCAACAAATTTCAGCCAAAGAAACGGAAGTGTCTTGGACTCTGTATTCTGATAATTTATCATTTTATGAAAAAGGATACGCCTTAATAAATGGTGGTCATGAAAAAATGATGAGTCCTGAATTGGAGCGTGGTTTAGACAAATTAAACAACATAGTTATTGCTGCTATGGAGGTTTACAGTATTCAGGTGGATGGAATTGCGCAACATGGTGGTGGTTTCTATATTTACAAAACCACCTCTAGTAAAATTTCAGACATACAAACAACGATTAGCAAAGTGCTACCAAGTGTAAAAAGTTATAGCATAAAAAACAACATTGCCATGGCAGGTGCTCCATTTGTATATTATCACAATTGGGATGAACCTAATAATGCCGTTATGTTCTCCGTTTGTATTCCAACAACCACACAAGTTATAACAACACAAAGCGATATTTTAACAGGACAGCTGGAACCCTTTAAAGCGGTTAAAACAACATTAAAAGGAAATTATACAAACCTAAAGGAAGCTAGAGACGCGACAAGGAGTTATATTAGACAATATAATATGGAAACTTCCGAAACAGGCCCGATGTTAGAAGTTTATTTAACAGAACCAAGTCAAAAACCAAATCCAGCCAATTGGATTACCGAAATTTATATTGCTATTAATTAA
- a CDS encoding septum formation inhibitor Maf has protein sequence MTHLLKTYCILAIFSLLACKQDKKAADKATTAEIQWNPAAVDDEFKAYWYTGKAELNSYSLKQSRYGEIRDGEVVLIFVTEPFSLSKQVKLDNPDAAGADNVSVMKLNNIRKFNTGIYDYSVVSSTFTPINSQKHPHTLKLNTSIQEWCGHTFTQLNLKESNYHFQEFSYFEAEGDTEKDMPIALLEDELMTRIRIHKGQLPLGKTNMIFSTLYSRFNHKDLEATKAEISKTETDSTTNYTVQYLNYNRTVTINVEKQFPYKILAWTENNGDGLITEAQLKKSINEPYWEQKKRSDESKRDALQLIK, from the coding sequence ATGACACACCTTTTAAAAACATACTGCATATTAGCCATCTTTTCGTTGCTTGCCTGTAAACAGGATAAGAAGGCTGCCGATAAGGCAACAACGGCAGAAATACAATGGAATCCAGCAGCCGTGGACGACGAGTTTAAAGCGTATTGGTATACAGGTAAAGCCGAGCTGAACAGTTATTCTTTAAAGCAATCTCGTTATGGTGAAATTCGTGATGGCGAAGTGGTTCTTATCTTTGTTACTGAACCATTTTCATTAAGCAAACAGGTGAAACTTGACAATCCCGATGCTGCTGGTGCAGATAATGTATCAGTTATGAAACTTAATAACATTAGAAAATTTAATACTGGGATCTACGATTATTCTGTTGTAAGCTCAACATTTACACCTATAAACTCACAAAAACACCCACATACTTTAAAGCTAAACACAAGTATCCAAGAATGGTGTGGACATACATTTACGCAGCTCAACTTAAAGGAAAGCAATTATCATTTTCAGGAATTCTCATACTTTGAAGCAGAAGGAGATACGGAAAAGGATATGCCTATTGCACTTTTAGAAGACGAATTGATGACGCGAATTCGCATCCATAAAGGGCAACTTCCTTTGGGAAAAACCAACATGATTTTCTCCACATTATACAGTCGTTTTAACCATAAAGATTTAGAAGCTACCAAAGCCGAAATTAGCAAAACCGAAACAGATTCCACAACAAACTACACCGTTCAGTACCTGAATTATAACAGAACAGTTACGATTAATGTTGAAAAACAATTTCCGTATAAAATTCTCGCGTGGACCGAAAATAATGGTGATGGGTTAATAACGGAAGCGCAATTGAAAAAAAGTATCAACGAACCGTATTGGGAGCAAAAAAAACGCTCTGACGAAAGTAAGCGTGACGCATTGCAGCTCATCAAGTAG
- a CDS encoding DEAD/DEAH box helicase: protein MSFKKFHPILKEALQAQNMEAPLPFQNAILPKLKGGMDVYGIAPTGAGKTTAFILATVHKLKAEAFEDSPRALIMVKDKEAALHLKDQFEQFTNETDLRIYCAYDEYDLEKQKEEIYFGVDIMIVTPKRLNKLYFLNGIHLGQVQLFIMEDAEFLMRNNYQNDVLRVAESLKKCQYVIMAEKLSPKLKSLQENMMSNAHIVTG, encoded by the coding sequence ATGTCCTTTAAAAAATTCCATCCCATACTTAAAGAAGCTTTACAGGCTCAAAATATGGAAGCACCATTACCATTTCAGAATGCCATTTTACCAAAACTAAAAGGTGGTATGGATGTTTATGGAATAGCGCCAACAGGAGCAGGAAAAACCACGGCTTTTATACTGGCTACTGTTCATAAATTAAAAGCGGAAGCCTTTGAAGATTCCCCACGTGCTTTAATTATGGTGAAAGATAAAGAAGCAGCTTTGCACTTAAAAGACCAGTTTGAGCAGTTTACAAATGAAACCGATTTGCGTATTTATTGCGCCTATGATGAGTATGATTTGGAAAAGCAAAAGGAAGAAATTTATTTTGGAGTCGATATCATGATTGTTACACCAAAACGCTTAAATAAGTTATACTTTTTAAACGGAATTCATTTAGGACAAGTGCAATTGTTTATCATGGAGGATGCCGAATTCTTAATGCGAAATAACTATCAGAATGATGTTTTGCGTGTAGCCGAAAGTTTAAAGAAATGCCAATATGTTATTATGGCTGAAAAGCTATCGCCTAAATTAAAAAGTCTTCAAGAAAATATGATGAGTAACGCGCACATTGTTACTGGTTAA
- a CDS encoding Lrp/AsnC family transcriptional regulator yields MSIDSLNWKILKCLQQNARTSNAEIGRQIGISSPAVSERIKKMEDAGIIQHYHTTVSPFEAGYQLKALITIRAFMGMLKPFLEKVKTYDEVINCYRITGNENIVMEVVLKNQKHLEAFIDQLIVYGETKTQIVLSHVVKHNAVKPLK; encoded by the coding sequence ATGAGTATTGATAGCTTAAATTGGAAAATATTAAAGTGTTTACAACAAAATGCAAGGACTTCCAATGCCGAAATTGGTAGGCAAATTGGTATTAGTTCGCCAGCCGTTTCTGAACGTATAAAAAAAATGGAAGATGCTGGGATTATTCAACATTATCATACAACTGTTTCCCCTTTTGAAGCTGGTTATCAGTTAAAAGCATTAATTACTATTCGTGCTTTTATGGGTATGTTAAAGCCGTTTTTAGAGAAAGTAAAAACCTATGATGAGGTTATTAATTGCTACCGCATTACAGGTAATGAGAACATTGTCATGGAAGTGGTTCTAAAAAACCAGAAACATTTGGAGGCTTTTATAGACCAATTAATTGTTTACGGTGAAACAAAAACACAGATTGTTTTATCGCATGTGGTTAAACATAATGCAGTGAAACCTTTGAAATAG
- a CDS encoding T9SS type A sorting domain-containing protein, whose translation MKALYTFLLGCFCVGVSLAQSDIASVEYFFNTDPGIGNGILVDIDPDVDLLDQTFSISTVGLPAGTHQLFMRVTNANGITSIYNNQTFRVSDVPFNSTVNITGIEYFFNTDPGIGNAIPVNSVNSNILNRNLNISIGGLPAGTHKLFVRVKNDNDQWSLYTSKTFRKSDIPVSNNFDIVEAEYFVDTDPGLGNGTTIDVADVALLDENFTIPTSSLSIGTHTMLIRVKNSNNKWSMYDTKTFRVSDVPYNNTSDIVEAEYFFDTDPGIGNGTIVDGNDVASLDDDLSIPTSSLSIGTHRLFMRVKNSANSWSLYDGKSFHVADIPFTNNASIVSAEYYIDVDPGVGLATALTVSGDDLDETVIIPTTTGLAQGDHYLHIRVQNADGSWSLYDRKLFEIDGTLDISSETLSEIKIYPNPATDYVHIKTPNSIQIKSTVLIDMNGKVVKQIQSHLEKIEISNLPQGIYLLQITTETGSISKRIIKN comes from the coding sequence ATGAAAGCTTTATATACCTTTTTACTAGGCTGCTTTTGTGTTGGTGTATCGTTAGCGCAATCGGATATTGCCAGTGTTGAATACTTTTTTAATACCGATCCTGGTATTGGAAATGGTATTCTGGTAGATATTGATCCAGATGTAGACTTGTTAGATCAAACATTTAGCATTTCTACGGTAGGACTACCTGCAGGAACACATCAATTATTTATGAGAGTTACAAATGCCAATGGCATAACCTCCATTTATAATAACCAAACTTTTAGAGTATCTGACGTACCATTTAATAGCACAGTCAATATTACAGGAATTGAGTACTTTTTTAATACCGATCCTGGAATTGGAAATGCAATTCCTGTAAATAGCGTTAATTCTAATATTTTAAATAGAAATCTGAACATTTCAATTGGCGGATTGCCAGCTGGTACGCACAAGCTGTTTGTACGCGTTAAAAACGATAATGACCAATGGAGTCTGTACACCTCTAAAACTTTTAGAAAATCTGATATTCCCGTTTCTAATAACTTTGATATTGTTGAAGCCGAATACTTTGTTGATACAGATCCTGGTTTAGGCAATGGAACAACCATAGATGTTGCGGATGTTGCCTTATTAGATGAAAACTTCACAATTCCTACAAGTAGCCTATCTATTGGGACACATACCATGTTAATACGTGTGAAGAATAGCAATAACAAATGGAGTATGTACGATACAAAAACCTTTCGCGTTTCTGATGTTCCGTATAATAATACCAGTGACATTGTGGAAGCTGAATACTTTTTTGATACAGATCCAGGCATTGGAAATGGCACCATTGTAGATGGAAATGATGTTGCCTCTTTAGATGACGATTTAAGTATTCCAACATCAAGCCTGTCCATTGGCACACACCGATTGTTTATGCGTGTTAAAAATAGTGCTAATAGCTGGAGTCTTTATGATGGAAAATCGTTTCACGTAGCAGATATTCCGTTTACCAATAATGCCTCTATTGTTTCCGCCGAATACTATATAGATGTAGATCCAGGTGTTGGCTTGGCTACAGCTTTAACCGTTTCAGGTGATGATTTGGATGAAACTGTAATAATCCCAACCACTACGGGATTGGCTCAAGGTGATCATTATTTGCATATTCGTGTACAAAATGCCGATGGCTCATGGTCTCTTTATGACCGGAAATTATTTGAAATTGATGGTACTTTAGATATTAGCTCTGAAACCCTTTCAGAAATAAAAATATACCCGAATCCAGCAACAGATTATGTGCATATTAAAACACCAAATAGCATTCAAATAAAATCAACCGTACTCATTGATATGAATGGAAAAGTTGTCAAGCAAATACAGAGTCATCTCGAAAAAATAGAGATTTCTAACTTGCCACAAGGCATATATTTATTACAAATAACCACAGAAACCGGAAGTATATCCAAACGGATTATTAAAAATTAA